Proteins encoded in a region of the Nitrospirota bacterium genome:
- a CDS encoding RHS repeat-associated core domain-containing protein translates to MRYTSIVTSLTRIVVVLSLSLVPTVLLAQTFLPPGDVNGVPLKPGQLLSSGTSATTYFMGQAAMITLNSNPTYDAMTWFKSCCPADPIPPNWITGFGGYMVQCQPNGGDRGGFQYRVPLLGGNDIVTVEWGTSCSGGWNPQYVTGFHYAGQPNGPVFQAYPPVKSKNPGNALTCSMAGDPCDTKTGLYYQQDTDIEVPDVMPIRFTRTYRTEDTASRVFGIGASHPYDQYMLRDDLCTATRVILPDGAYIHFTRTSGTNCLDSVLQHSTTHTAFYGATLAWDTTFMRYRLKFKDGTEWRFSDYGSLVAMLDRNGNTITLTRAAGGGLAGNLTKITSPNGRYLMFTYDASNRITQVTDILGRTIAYTYDASGRLWKVTNSLTGVAEYTYDASHRLLTMKEPGGNIHVTNTYDANGRVATQTQADGTTYQFAYALDGNGNVTQTDVTDPRGYVKRFVFNSSGLTTSITDASGQPEAQTTTYEWQATTNLLLSVTDGLNRKTAYTYDAKGNTLTVTKLATTPNAVTTTMTYEPVFNQVATVADPLNHQTTFAYDAKGNLTTITNALNKTTTITVNAQGQPLTITDPLSNVTTFTYEVGDLVKVKDPLNRETQRILDAAGRPRNLTNPLGQKTLYTPDALDRITQLTDAINGNTAFAYDANSNLLTVTDAKSQKTIYTYSNMNRTSTRKDPLVNTETYTYDNNGNVATVTDRKSQVTTNTYDPLNRRTKVLFQDGTSTNYTYDAGNRVTQVQEKDASNIVTATITRTYDGLDRLTQEVTAQGTVNYVYDNASRRTSMTVAGQTAVTYTYDNANRLTQVQQGTSTVTIGYDDADRRTSLTLPNTNSITYAYNAASELTSLTYKQGASVIGDLTYTYDLAGNRIKQGGAFARTTIPPALSTVSYNANNQQATFGTNALGYDFNGNLTSVADPSTAATYSWNTRNQLAGITATGFAASFTYDSFGRRTGKTIQGVTTNFVYDGLNPVQEKAGATVTANLLTGLGIDEFFQRTDGVGSRALLTDALGSTVALGDSTGTLQTQYTYEPFGSATTVGQTNASSYKYTGREVDGTGLYYYRARYYHPRLQRFIAEDPIGFAGGDINIYGYVQNDPMSGIDPLGLETGAVTMQSLLLSTCNCPNVPPGPSGASCPANIGQAQQSYNPFWFYKQVDDIGPWDYKRQGIQYENFGNFNYGASGSAFGFPDQILYRMAGWAHQRKGSMPGLGVWYGSYPYGDDPKDQQWIQRGIQYYRCKCY, encoded by the coding sequence ATGAGATATACATCCATCGTCACATCGCTGACCCGCATTGTTGTGGTGCTCAGTCTGAGTCTTGTACCGACAGTACTCTTAGCACAAACGTTTCTACCGCCCGGTGATGTGAACGGAGTTCCTCTCAAGCCTGGCCAGTTGCTCAGCTCCGGCACTAGTGCGACAACCTATTTCATGGGGCAGGCCGCCATGATCACGCTGAATTCGAACCCGACGTATGATGCCATGACATGGTTCAAGTCATGCTGCCCAGCTGATCCGATTCCTCCAAATTGGATCACAGGATTTGGGGGATATATGGTGCAATGTCAACCGAATGGAGGAGATCGTGGGGGATTCCAGTACCGTGTTCCATTATTAGGTGGGAATGACATTGTCACCGTTGAATGGGGCACATCCTGCTCGGGGGGATGGAACCCTCAGTATGTCACCGGGTTCCATTACGCAGGCCAACCCAACGGGCCCGTGTTTCAGGCTTATCCGCCGGTGAAGTCCAAGAATCCTGGTAATGCGCTGACCTGTTCTATGGCAGGCGATCCCTGCGATACCAAGACCGGGTTGTACTATCAGCAAGATACCGACATCGAAGTCCCCGATGTCATGCCGATCAGGTTCACTCGCACCTATCGCACGGAGGATACGGCCTCTCGCGTCTTCGGAATCGGGGCGAGCCATCCCTACGATCAATACATGCTCCGCGATGATTTGTGCACTGCTACACGAGTGATCTTGCCGGATGGGGCCTACATCCACTTCACCCGCACGAGCGGCACGAACTGTCTCGACTCGGTACTCCAACACAGCACCACCCATACGGCTTTCTATGGCGCGACGCTGGCGTGGGATACCACGTTCATGCGCTATCGGTTGAAGTTCAAAGACGGCACCGAATGGCGCTTCAGCGACTACGGGTCCCTCGTGGCGATGCTGGATCGCAATGGCAATACGATCACGCTTACACGCGCGGCGGGCGGGGGGCTCGCGGGAAATCTCACCAAGATCACCTCTCCGAACGGACGGTACCTCATGTTTACCTACGACGCGAGTAACCGTATTACCCAGGTGACCGACATCCTGGGCCGCACGATCGCCTATACCTATGACGCCAGCGGTCGCCTGTGGAAAGTGACCAATTCGCTCACCGGCGTGGCCGAATACACCTACGATGCTTCACATCGGCTGCTTACCATGAAGGAACCAGGGGGGAACATCCACGTCACGAACACCTACGATGCCAATGGCCGCGTGGCCACGCAGACCCAGGCCGACGGGACCACCTATCAATTTGCCTATGCACTGGATGGAAACGGCAACGTCACGCAGACCGACGTGACCGATCCGCGCGGCTATGTGAAACGGTTTGTCTTCAACAGCTCCGGGCTCACCACCTCTATCACCGATGCCTCTGGCCAGCCCGAAGCCCAGACCACAACCTACGAATGGCAGGCGACGACGAATCTTTTACTCAGCGTGACCGATGGGTTGAACCGCAAGACGGCCTATACCTATGATGCCAAGGGCAATACCCTCACCGTGACCAAACTCGCCACGACGCCGAATGCCGTGACGACGACCATGACCTATGAGCCGGTCTTCAACCAGGTCGCCACTGTCGCCGATCCGCTCAATCACCAGACCACGTTTGCCTACGATGCCAAGGGCAATCTCACCACGATCACCAACGCGTTGAACAAGACCACCACGATCACGGTGAATGCCCAAGGTCAGCCCCTCACCATCACCGATCCTCTCAGTAACGTGACGACGTTTACCTATGAAGTGGGCGATCTGGTCAAAGTCAAAGATCCGTTGAATCGAGAAACCCAACGGATTCTGGATGCGGCGGGGCGCCCCAGGAACCTCACCAATCCGCTCGGGCAGAAGACCCTCTATACACCGGATGCTTTGGATCGCATTACGCAATTGACCGACGCGATCAATGGGAATACGGCTTTTGCCTACGACGCGAACAGCAATCTACTAACTGTCACCGATGCCAAATCCCAGAAGACGATTTACACCTACTCGAATATGAATCGGACAAGTACCCGTAAAGACCCGTTGGTGAATACCGAGACCTATACCTACGACAACAACGGGAATGTTGCCACGGTGACGGATCGGAAGAGCCAGGTCACGACGAACACCTACGATCCCTTGAATCGAAGAACCAAAGTTTTGTTCCAGGATGGGACCTCGACCAATTACACCTACGATGCGGGGAATCGGGTGACGCAGGTGCAAGAAAAAGACGCGAGCAACATTGTGACCGCGACGATCACGCGGACCTATGATGGACTCGATCGGCTGACCCAAGAAGTCACGGCGCAGGGGACGGTGAATTATGTCTACGACAACGCCTCTCGTCGAACATCCATGACCGTAGCGGGCCAAACGGCGGTGACCTATACCTACGACAATGCCAACCGATTGACCCAGGTCCAGCAGGGCACGAGCACCGTGACGATCGGGTACGATGATGCCGATCGCCGAACCAGTCTCACACTCCCTAACACCAACAGCATCACCTATGCCTACAACGCGGCGTCAGAACTCACGAGCCTCACGTACAAGCAAGGGGCGAGCGTTATCGGCGATCTGACGTACACGTACGATTTGGCTGGTAATCGGATCAAGCAGGGCGGAGCCTTTGCGAGAACGACGATCCCTCCCGCTCTGTCCACCGTCAGCTACAACGCGAACAACCAGCAGGCCACGTTCGGGACCAATGCCCTCGGCTACGATTTCAACGGCAACCTGACGAGCGTGGCCGATCCCTCAACCGCTGCCACGTATAGCTGGAATACCCGGAATCAACTGGCAGGCATCACCGCGACCGGCTTCGCCGCCTCCTTTACCTACGATTCCTTTGGCCGACGAACCGGCAAGACCATCCAGGGCGTCACGACCAATTTTGTCTACGACGGGTTGAATCCGGTACAAGAAAAGGCAGGAGCGACGGTCACGGCCAATCTGCTAACAGGACTGGGAATTGATGAGTTCTTTCAACGAACTGACGGGGTTGGAAGCCGCGCCCTGCTCACGGACGCGCTCGGCTCAACCGTTGCATTGGGGGATAGCACCGGCACATTGCAGACGCAGTACACCTATGAACCGTTTGGCTCTGCGACGACAGTTGGACAGACGAATGCGAGCAGTTATAAGTACACCGGACGAGAAGTTGATGGGACAGGGCTCTACTATTATCGAGCCAGGTATTACCACCCAAGGTTGCAGCGGTTCATTGCGGAAGATCCGATTGGGTTTGCTGGCGGGGATATCAACATCTATGGCTATGTGCAAAACGATCCAATGAGTGGCATTGATCCTTTGGGGCTTGAGACAGGAGCAGTCACCATGCAATCGTTGCTATTATCAACCTGCAACTGCCCTAATGTACCCCCTGGTCCATCCGGGGCCTCGTGTCCAGCGAACATCGGACAGGCACAACAGAGCTACAACCCGTTTTGGTTTTACAAGCAAGTCGATGATATTGGGCCGTGGGACTATAAACGACAGGGGATCCAGTACGAGAACTTTGGCAACTTTAATTATGGTGCTTCAGGGAGTGCCTTCGGATTCCCTGATCAGATCTTGTATCGAATGGCGGGGTGGGCACATCAGCGCAAGGGCTCCATGCCAGGATTGGGAGTCTGGTATGGCAGCTATCCGTATGGAGATGACCCGAAAGACCAGCAATGGATTCAGCGAGGGATACAATACTACCGGTGCAAATGTTACTAA
- a CDS encoding transposase — MARPLRLEFPGAVYHLTSRGNARQDIVADDRDRTDFLSLLAHVIDRYGWLCHAYCLMDNHYHLLIETLQPNLSLGMRQLNGRYTQAFNRRHERVGHLFQGRFTAILVEKEAHLLELCRYVVLNPVRAKMVTHPRQWAWSSYRATVGETTAPAWLTTDWVLSQFGQRMGPAREHYRTFVSEGRGGPRPWEQLTGQIYLGSEAFVAEHQPNRVIRDVPRKQTQAQRPTLRVLFQRNDTEAWLIYMAYRQYGYRLAEIADHVGVHAATISRRLKRAEQSMS; from the coding sequence ATGGCCCGTCCACTTCGCCTTGAGTTCCCTGGAGCCGTCTACCACCTCACCAGTCGGGGCAATGCCCGGCAGGACATTGTGGCGGATGACCGCGATCGAACCGACTTTCTCTCCCTGCTCGCACATGTGATCGATCGGTACGGCTGGCTCTGTCACGCCTACTGTCTGATGGACAACCACTACCATCTCCTGATTGAAACGCTTCAGCCCAATCTCTCGCTGGGCATGCGGCAGCTCAATGGCCGCTATACCCAGGCCTTCAACCGGCGACATGAACGGGTAGGGCATCTCTTTCAAGGGCGGTTCACCGCGATCTTGGTGGAAAAAGAAGCGCACTTACTGGAGCTCTGTCGCTACGTGGTCCTGAATCCGGTGCGGGCGAAGATGGTCACGCATCCCCGGCAATGGGCGTGGAGCAGTTATCGGGCGACGGTGGGGGAGACGACGGCTCCGGCTTGGCTGACGACCGATTGGGTGCTCAGTCAATTTGGCCAACGGATGGGACCTGCGCGGGAGCATTATCGGACCTTTGTGTCCGAAGGGCGGGGTGGACCGCGACCCTGGGAGCAACTGACGGGGCAGATCTATCTGGGCTCCGAGGCGTTCGTGGCGGAGCACCAGCCCAATCGGGTCATTCGCGATGTCCCCCGCAAGCAGACGCAGGCCCAGCGGCCCACATTGCGCGTCCTCTTTCAGCGAAACGACACGGAGGCGTGGCTCATTTATATGGCCTATCGACAGTATGGCTATCGATTAGCCGAGATTGCCGACCATGTGGGCGTGCATGCTGCCACGATCAGCCGGAGACTCAAGCGAGCGGAGCAGTCAATGTCATGA
- a CDS encoding type II toxin-antitoxin system PemK/MazF family toxin, whose product MPTMTGYEFGDIVLVPFPFTDQSTTKRRPAVVISSPAYHRQRPDLIIMAVTSQPLTPDAVGEVLVHDWRGAGLLKPSVLKPVLTTIEPALVLKKLGRLTANEQALLRHALTTILG is encoded by the coding sequence ATGCCGACTATGACCGGCTATGAGTTCGGGGACATCGTTCTCGTCCCGTTCCCCTTCACCGATCAATCCACCACGAAGCGCCGCCCTGCCGTCGTGATCAGTAGCCCGGCCTATCATCGCCAGCGCCCAGATCTGATTATCATGGCCGTCACGAGTCAGCCCCTTACCCCGGACGCCGTGGGTGAGGTCTTGGTTCACGACTGGCGTGGCGCGGGGCTGTTGAAACCCTCCGTCCTCAAACCGGTGCTCACGACGATCGAGCCGGCCCTCGTACTCAAGAAACTCGGACGGCTGACTGCCAACGAACAAGCCCTCCTCCGGCACGCCCTCACCACAATTCTCGGTTAA
- a CDS encoding toxin-antitoxin system, antitoxin component, Xre family protein yields MTNVHEQTILEKLRNLPPERVSEVEDFVDFLAHRLADERRLTQAAGQLATAALTRVWDNPDDADYDRL; encoded by the coding sequence ATGACGAACGTACACGAACAAACCATTCTTGAAAAGCTGCGCAACCTCCCGCCAGAACGCGTATCCGAAGTCGAAGACTTCGTCGATTTTCTGGCGCATCGCCTGGCCGACGAACGCAGGCTGACACAGGCTGCTGGGCAACTAGCCACTGCCGCATTGACACGAGTCTGGGACAACCCCGACGATGCCGACTATGACCGGCTATGA
- a CDS encoding thiamine biosynthesis protein ThiS — protein sequence MQVQLSHPARTVEVKGPKKVKDLLKELNLVVEAHLVIKGDDLVTEDEMLYDADQVEIRPVISGGSH from the coding sequence ATGCAAGTCCAACTCAGCCATCCAGCAAGAACCGTCGAAGTCAAAGGCCCCAAGAAGGTCAAAGATCTCTTAAAAGAATTGAACCTCGTCGTCGAGGCACATCTCGTGATCAAAGGCGACGACCTCGTCACTGAAGATGAAATGCTCTACGACGCCGATCAGGTTGAAATCCGACCCGTTATTTCCGGCGGTAGTCACTAA
- the galT gene encoding galactose-1-phosphate uridylyltransferase, with the protein MPDLRRDPIVGRWVIISTERNARPHDFVPVHAARPLAASLCPFCPGQERLTPKEIMAYRPQPLEPNGPNWTVRVVPNKFPALQVEGGLDREGFGLYDRMNGIGAHEVIIETPSHTDSLADMPTKRIEDVLWAYRDRMIDLKKDLRLRYILIFKNHGASAGATLEHSHSQLIALPITPTSVREEIEGCRIHYEQKERCIYCDILRQDLADGDRIVAENPEFVCVTPFAPRFPFEMWILPKRHAGYFEESQKTQFEFLAPILSETLRRMNKVLANPSYNFILHSSPLHEKTGDYYHWHIEIIPKLTQVAGFEWGTGFYINPVAPEESAKFLREASI; encoded by the coding sequence ATGCCTGATTTACGACGTGATCCGATTGTCGGTCGGTGGGTCATTATTTCGACGGAACGGAATGCCCGGCCACACGACTTCGTTCCCGTGCATGCCGCACGACCATTGGCGGCGTCCCTCTGCCCATTTTGCCCAGGGCAAGAACGATTGACGCCGAAAGAAATCATGGCCTATCGCCCGCAACCACTGGAGCCCAACGGCCCGAACTGGACCGTGCGTGTCGTGCCGAACAAGTTCCCCGCGCTCCAAGTCGAAGGCGGCCTCGACCGCGAGGGCTTTGGCCTCTACGATCGAATGAACGGGATCGGCGCCCATGAAGTGATCATTGAGACCCCGAGCCACACCGATAGCCTGGCCGACATGCCGACGAAGCGGATCGAGGATGTCCTGTGGGCCTATCGCGATCGCATGATCGATCTAAAAAAAGACTTGCGATTGCGCTATATCCTGATTTTCAAGAACCACGGCGCCTCAGCCGGCGCCACCTTGGAGCACAGCCATTCGCAACTCATCGCCCTGCCGATCACCCCGACCAGCGTTCGGGAAGAAATCGAGGGCTGTCGGATTCATTATGAGCAGAAGGAGCGCTGCATCTATTGCGATATTCTCCGGCAGGATCTCGCGGATGGCGACCGCATCGTGGCGGAGAATCCGGAGTTCGTCTGCGTCACGCCCTTTGCGCCACGCTTTCCCTTCGAAATGTGGATTCTCCCCAAGCGCCATGCCGGCTACTTCGAAGAAAGCCAAAAAACTCAATTTGAGTTTCTCGCGCCGATTCTCTCCGAAACACTCCGACGCATGAACAAGGTCCTGGCCAACCCCTCCTACAACTTCATCTTGCACAGCTCCCCTCTCCACGAGAAGACCGGGGACTACTACCATTGGCATATCGAAATCATTCCCAAGCTGACCCAGGTGGCCGGCTTCGAATGGGGCACGGGGTTCTATATCAATCCTGTGGCGCCGGAAGAATCGGCGAAATTCCTGCGCGAAGCATCTATTTAG
- a CDS encoding glycoside hydrolase family 57 protein translates to MKTARICFLWHMHQPYYTDPVAGSASMPWVRLHATKAYYDMAYGLEKFPSIKATFNFTPSLLLQLQEVGSGAVRDLFLEHAQRPAADLRPEEKAFLIRHFFSANWATMVRPYPRYHELLVKRGTDVAGRELERVARQFSTQDLLDLQTWHNLAWFGYGTVSRYPRLAALRAKGRGFTEEDKQEVLALQLVAVREIVPLYRRLLEREQIELTTTPFFHPILPLIIDTDFTRRARPDLPLPSRFHAPEDAETQLRRAVEFHTATFGRAPVGLWPSEGSVCPELIPMLPKVGLRWLATDEGILARSLNAAQEPWERRRDLYQPYRVGTEGHEVTMLFRDREISDAFGFVYHKTTPEMAAEDVLRRLRQIITDAPQEQVTIAIVLDGENPWEHYHEGGEQFLSLLYKACSTGALDGHELRTTTATISAALDAAPATRRVSHLHSGSWINQDYKIWIGHQEDNRGWDLVSHTRSRLAEISSTLPPDRAQAAWDELYAAEGSDWFWWYGDDFDSGYNEEFDRLFRTHLRNVWTIAGLTPPDLLNQPICRPRDMPETDLVTAPLALLSPSIDGRVTDFFEWRGAGRITTQPPLGAMWKAEGLLTDIQFGWSLDHLYLRLDPDEQSQPRQAGLTVELQLHTPEHLYRLSSPLAPSGPDQFILSQKLAGGSWQEIGSYASICHKQILELAVPFKDLQLTPGQELRMTILILEHQLEVARYPQYKPATFLVPGPEFEANLWRV, encoded by the coding sequence ATGAAGACTGCCCGAATCTGTTTTCTCTGGCACATGCATCAGCCCTATTACACAGACCCGGTCGCGGGGTCTGCCAGCATGCCCTGGGTGCGGCTGCATGCCACCAAGGCCTACTACGACATGGCCTATGGGCTGGAGAAGTTCCCCTCGATCAAGGCCACGTTCAACTTCACCCCCTCGCTCCTATTACAGCTGCAAGAAGTCGGATCAGGAGCCGTACGCGACCTCTTTCTCGAACATGCCCAACGCCCGGCGGCGGATCTTCGTCCGGAAGAAAAAGCCTTTCTCATCCGCCATTTTTTCTCCGCCAATTGGGCTACGATGGTACGCCCCTACCCGCGCTACCATGAATTGCTCGTGAAGCGCGGAACGGACGTCGCAGGCCGCGAACTGGAGCGGGTGGCGCGACAGTTCTCCACACAGGATCTGCTGGACTTGCAGACCTGGCACAACCTCGCCTGGTTCGGCTACGGCACCGTCAGTCGCTATCCGCGCCTGGCCGCTCTACGTGCGAAAGGCCGAGGCTTCACGGAAGAGGACAAACAGGAGGTCCTGGCCCTCCAGCTCGTCGCAGTCCGGGAGATCGTGCCGCTCTATCGACGACTGCTGGAGCGTGAACAAATCGAGCTCACGACGACGCCATTCTTTCATCCGATCCTGCCGCTCATCATCGATACCGACTTTACCCGACGCGCCAGGCCGGACCTTCCACTCCCCTCACGATTTCATGCGCCGGAAGATGCGGAGACGCAGCTACGACGTGCCGTCGAATTTCATACCGCCACATTCGGCCGAGCCCCGGTAGGCCTCTGGCCGTCGGAAGGCTCCGTCTGCCCGGAACTGATTCCCATGTTGCCGAAGGTCGGTCTGCGCTGGCTTGCGACCGACGAAGGCATCCTCGCGCGCTCGCTCAACGCGGCCCAGGAGCCGTGGGAACGCCGCCGGGATCTCTATCAGCCCTACCGGGTCGGAACGGAGGGGCATGAGGTCACGATGCTGTTTCGCGATCGGGAGATTTCCGATGCCTTCGGCTTCGTCTACCACAAAACGACGCCCGAGATGGCCGCCGAAGATGTGCTGCGCCGGCTGCGTCAGATCATCACCGACGCACCGCAAGAACAGGTCACCATCGCCATCGTGCTCGACGGGGAAAACCCCTGGGAGCATTACCACGAGGGAGGCGAGCAGTTTCTCTCGCTCCTCTACAAGGCCTGCTCGACCGGCGCCCTCGATGGTCACGAACTCCGCACCACCACCGCCACGATTTCTGCCGCGCTCGATGCCGCACCGGCTACTCGACGAGTCAGCCATCTCCATTCTGGTTCCTGGATCAATCAGGACTATAAGATTTGGATCGGCCATCAGGAAGATAATCGGGGATGGGATCTGGTGAGCCACACGCGATCTCGCCTCGCCGAGATTTCCTCAACGCTCCCCCCTGATCGGGCGCAGGCCGCCTGGGATGAACTCTATGCCGCCGAAGGCAGCGATTGGTTCTGGTGGTATGGGGACGATTTCGATTCCGGCTACAACGAGGAGTTCGACCGGCTCTTTCGCACCCACCTTCGCAACGTCTGGACGATCGCAGGACTAACGCCGCCTGACCTCTTGAATCAGCCGATCTGTCGTCCACGCGATATGCCGGAAACAGATCTAGTGACCGCGCCGCTTGCGTTGCTGAGCCCCTCCATCGACGGGCGCGTGACCGACTTTTTCGAATGGCGCGGAGCAGGGAGGATCACGACACAGCCGCCGCTCGGTGCGATGTGGAAAGCCGAAGGCCTACTCACCGACATTCAATTCGGCTGGAGCCTAGACCACCTCTATCTCCGGCTCGATCCGGACGAGCAATCGCAGCCTCGGCAGGCCGGACTCACGGTCGAGCTGCAGTTGCACACACCCGAGCACCTCTATCGGTTGTCCTCTCCACTCGCGCCCTCTGGGCCAGACCAGTTTATCCTCTCGCAAAAGCTGGCCGGCGGGTCGTGGCAGGAGATCGGCTCCTACGCATCGATCTGTCATAAGCAGATTCTCGAGCTGGCTGTGCCGTTCAAAGACTTACAGCTCACGCCAGGACAGGAACTCCGTATGACCATTTTGATCCTGGAACATCAATTGGAAGTGGCACGTTACCCACAGTACAAGCCCGCGACCTTTCTCGTCCCAGGTCCGGAGTTTGAAGCGAATCTGTGGCGCGTATAA